In Pygocentrus nattereri isolate fPygNat1 chromosome 19, fPygNat1.pri, whole genome shotgun sequence, the sequence tacaggaacttcaatacaaactgattgagctattcttaggttatagaatttTGTAATTAAACTTCATCTAAGGGATGACATGCTAGTTTTGCTGGTAAAGCTTTACACCTGGTGTTGGGCCATTACTATtcgattgcattcagccacaggagGATGGTCCTTCTAAACTCCAGAGAATgcaattccactgctccacagctcaatgATGTGGGATTTCATACCACTCTAGTCGACACTTAGCTTTGAGTACTCTTGAGTaaactcttagaaataaaggtacaacactgtcactggggcagtaccccttttgtcactgtggtgataccctcaggggtacatcccagtacctttagtcagggaacataactgaaccataatccattgaaatgatattttctaagtcgtacggactccacacaccccgtctcgactccaggctttttattttattgcccTGTTTCAATAcaataatttataaaaaaatacaaatatctacttttccattcggaaaaacttacttaaggtacagagttggaccttaaaactgctgttgcACCATTGaaggtacacttacattgtttgttccttgatgaacgaatcatgtacctgcatagtacgtttatttctaacagtgtatagtGACATTAAGTTATGGTTGGCTGCTCAAGATTGTCCCATTCTTTTGAACTTTCATGGAGTTTATAGGAGCGGTTTGCACAATTGAACACCTTTATCAGCAACTGAGGAAATTAGCTGGATTTACTAATTAGGAGAGGTGTCTGGATACTATTGGATACATCGCATATAGTGTAAAATGATGGgacaaaaaacaaagatatCTTTCTGCAGTAAAACGTTGAAACCCAGTAAAACCATAGTAAGAATTGTTGCTTTCTGTTACAGCCTAGATTCACTTTTGTTTACAAGAAGTAAACAGACAGGCTTACCAATAATTTACATCCTGTGGGTAACCCTCTATATTTGGTGAAGACCCCTAATTGTTGCCTCATCTCTTTTATCGTTTCTGAGCTCACCAGTGTGTTCTTTTTTAAGAAGCTTTCAAATAGTTGATTTTATCTTATTGGTGATTTGACTTCTCAGTCTAATGATAGCTTGTTTACTATCATTTACTATGGTTTACTATCAAACCTTTTATCTGcttaataataatgaaacaatGAGGAACCAACACACACATTGCCATGGAACAGCTAAGCAGCCAACTGTCCAGTGGAGGTCGAAATTCCTACACTGTTCACCCAATTTGagtaaaatgtcatttacatttaactcCAATAGGCTGTGGCAGACAACTTCCAAATgcccaaatatttatggaccagACTGTAACTATATGGTACCTTTACCCTAAATAATTGCATAGTAATGTAAAATCTGTATCTTACACTGTCTTAGTtgatatctagaacctgttaaGTACTTTAGTATAAATTGGTTAGACTCTCCAAAATTTCAACATAATGTCACTTGTAATAACAACACAGTAGTTTGTATCTCATGCTTCCTTGGTTAATACTTAAAACTTTGGGgattgtaaaaaaaagttttactcTTATAAACTTGATAAATAATAACTTGAattagttattaaataataaataataactgaTTTCCTTGTTTTCaagatttccttttttttattacatagaGCAAAAACTGACAAAGACAATATGTGTCTAAGCATTCGTGTCATTCTTTTCCTAAAGTCTTCCCTTTTGCAGGCTAGTTTGAATATGAACTTAATGTAACTTTTTCAGCACCTTTTCTAGAGTataatgctgtaaaatgtgcCCTCAAATTTCACTTTGCCTGCTTGATAACGGCCCCTTTCATTGGTTTACATTTATCTAGAGAAACCTTCCAACTCATGGAGCTGTCAGCAATCCCAGTCCACTTCAACAACCAGACCAATGGAAGTGTCATGTGTTCCCGTGACAATGTGCTCAAGACAACTGTCTTCCCTGTCCTGTACTCCCTCCTCTTCCTGGTAGGACTATCCCTCAACAGCCTGGCAGTGTGGGTGTTCTTCAGCATCCCCAGCCGCTCCCATTTCATCATCTACCTGAAGAACATTGTGGTGGCAGACGTCCTCATGACTTTCACTTTCCCATTTAAGATCCTGTCCGACTCCAACATGGCCTCCATCGGCATCCGCGTCTTCGTCTGCCGAGTGTCGTCTGTAATCTTTTACCTCACCATGTACATCAGCATCCTTTTCTTCGGCTTGATCAGCATTGACCGCTGCAAGAAGACTCTCTGGCCCTTTGTGGGTACCAGTCCTAAAAAGCTTGCCCACAGGAAGCTCCTCTCATTTACGATCTGGGCAACCCTGCTGGCCCTTGCATTGCCCAACATGATCCTTACCAGCAAGACACCTGCTTCCAAGGACTTTAAGTGCAGTGAGCTGAAGACTCTACTGGGGCTGACATGGCACGAAGTGGTCAACCACATCTGCCAAGTGATCTTCTGGGGCAACCTATTAGTTGTAATAGTGTGCTACACGCTCATTACCAAAGAGCTTTACAGGTCATTTACACGAACCCGTGCCCAAAGTAGACCAGTGCAAGGGTACACTGGGGGAAACAGTGCCTCCCAGAGGAAGAAGAAGGTTCGAGTGAACGTATTCCTCGTTCTGGCGGTGTTCTTCATATGCTTTGTGCCCTTCCACTTTGCTCGAGTGCCCTACACCATGACCCAGACGAAAGAGCACTTGTTTGACTGCCGACATGAACTGATCTTCTACCAGGTGAAGGAGAGCACACTGTGGTTGTCCTCCCTCAACTCGCTGCTGGACCCACTCATCTACTTCTTCCTCTGCAAGTCCTTCAGGGACTCCTTGTTCAATATCTTACGGCTCTCACCAGGGAGGTGTAGGGCACTACAGGATAGTACAGACACTATCACACCTGGTAGCCCTGAGGGAGGCCCTATTTAAATAAaggggattttttttccaaatgacaACAACATGATAAAAAAGTGATGTAGGCTACTGCAACTAATCTTTACAAATAACTCCTGgcatttttcaagatttttgcCTAAATTCACATGACATATCTTGAAATTACAGAGTACTTCTTAGCAATAGCAATCACAATTTGCTAACATTTTAACGACTTAagcatgccataaacatgtgaCAGCAGATGTTGTAATAGCAGGTTTTGTTCTGTATTATAACAGTGGTAACAATGGTATTACATTGATCGTTTATTCTGCAGACACGTCATAATGTTTGACATCATGACAACTAACTACAGTACACATTAAGAACTAGCCTCTGACGTAAGCTGTCATGACAGTCCAGAGTCCACTTCAAAACACTTCAAGGCAGTAACTCAGCTATCTGATATCTTCTAAAGATAATCTGGTTTAAGTGACCTGTTTTCTAAACTCTTGGTAACACTTTGCTTGACTTCAGCTAAATATAATTGGCATGTTAATACCATAAATATCATGGCAGATTTCATATGAGACAGATTCTGTTTATTAATAGAAAGTTGCTGTGTTGCTAATATTTGGTTGAaataatattaacagaaaattacagttTAGTCCTTCTATTGTACAAGTTGAATGATTCTTTTCTGTAAGCAACCATGTATAACCAACCGACAGCTTTCCATGtttaaacagtgaaaacaataTCAAATTTACATTACTTTAACTGTAAAAACTTAATGTTGTTAAAAATATTCTAAAACTTCAAACTCTGCCTTACATATCTATGTGCAAATTGCATGTACACATATCCATATATGAatttttctaaaacatttttagccTCTATAAGGGGGCATAACAACAGGGCTAACATCTATCCCAACTGTACCTTGCTCAGATGGCCCTCCTTGAAATGAAATAGCCCTGTGTTGGCACAATCTTTGTATAAAATGATATTCTACTGATATTCTAGCAATAACTTCCTAGCTAACTGCTGCTATGTGACTTGTTCTTTGATTAATAAGCCAATAGAACCACATCTATACCTGGCAGGTAGGATTATTACAGTCTCCACACCAGCTTCATCCAATACCTGTGGTATGATCTGGGATTCAGAACggatcatccagcatcagtacctgacctgaCTGAAGCACTTGTGTCcgaatacaatcaaatcctcacagcaatgtgcTAACATCTAGCCTTTCCAGAATCATGGAGGCTGTTCCTGCACTCCCTACACTGGTGAAAATTTGCAAtaattattttacaataaaatactgACTTTTAAATTACAGAATTATACCGTAAAAGGCATTTCGAGTGGTGTATTGGTTTACAGTAACATACCAGACATTATAATTTACAGTCATATAATGACAGTGGAATTGTTCATTTGCAATAAATTTGCAGGCTattactgtaaatattttacagtattttactgtatgtATGGTCTgcaatttttgtaaatatacagtactttACTGGCAACTCAGCtaccaaaaaaatgtattttaatatgcaTTACTACAGTgtataatataacaatatataagaagaaacactggaccACCAGCTGTCTACCAATAGTGTACTTTGTCACTGTCAGCCCATGAAGTCCATTTTGATGCCATTTGAAAATACAAGCTGGCCATTAAACCGTGTGAGCATTTGATGAATGACCCCCAAAAAATTGTCCAGAATAAAGTCTTGTTATATGAACATCaaagtttttaccttctcctacAATTCTCCAAAAATAAAGATTGCCAAGTGGTTCTTAGCACCAAAGTGTGTGtgaattgttttattatttgagtgaataaatgtataatgtataatgtaaatgcataatgtataaaaatataacttAAAATCTTTTGAAAGGTACTTTTTGGAAAGCCAAAAGAGGTGCTGCTATGACATCACTCCAAAAagcctttatttttaggagCTATATTGTTTTACAACACACTTTGTGAATGAAGCAATAGaagacgagagggagtgtgttatcgtgtAATAATGGCTGGGATTAGGTCAccatagatcatcacagccgtgatgtaaTAGCAACAACAGACAAGTGTCCTAttcgagtgttctactgcttttatacaattaaatgaataaagtaagGAACAACTAAATTGGGTCATGAAGTGTAATTTTTAATGTtctatgttttaatgttcgcagaTCCTTCCGCCAAATGAGTGTCACCTCATCTTCAgggtctgaccaaatcggctgtcggtcaaaggtgaccttaaaagtgtccgttttctgtttgtggcaaagtaagaagtaaaaacattcaaatagcTTGAGCGTCTCCAACAGCCGTCAAAGTccttgcttagcaacggcgtctcagcagagtgatgcagtgtttgtgaaaaaccctgatgttatggtgaaataacaacATGGCTAGAACGCTTCTCATTCAATCAGCCTGCGTGGCCGGAACTTACTGTTGTATAACAAGCTATAAGCAATTGTCTTCGAGACATAAGAAGATACTCGACCCATGTTATAACGAGTCTATTAGCTTTTAGATGACTTCTGGGACAAGGTCATGGAAATGAGGACATCACAAGCATCATATCACATGAAGCTCCACTGAGAGCATCGTTCATGTGGGAGGTAAATGAGAGCAGGCCACGTAAGCTAGTGTTCCACTCCAAAAGCATCTCTTCCTACTGCTCATTTACTCTTACTCAGAGCATGCAAAAcagttctctggaggttctggagtGAGTGGAAAAAGACTTTGTGCAATGTTTTGGAGGAAAAAGTGCAAACTCAGTGCAAATTTTACTGTGTTACCAAAATGTTGCAGTTTTTGTCCTCTGCAAAATATACCATCTGTGTGAATGGTATGTAACAAAGGAACATTTGATTCGGCTTCTTGATAAGAACTGtccatgaaataaaatattgtgtgAAGCAAATGCAAAGCATTTCATGTTTTGCAAACCCAGGTGATGCCTGGGAACAGCGCTGTATGGCTACATGCAAAATGCATCTTAACCAAATTTGCATTATGCTTCTTTGGAAAGTGTATACACAATGAACAAATGATAGTCTTaagtctaaataaataaacaagtaaatacaTAAAGAAATAGGAGTTCAAACCCTCCTGTACTATTCCAGGTTGTCCCATATCCCATAAAGCATTactgaaattattttaaatggaaGGTATATGGAACCAGGCCAGGCTTCTACTCCAGAGCTAAGTCATTTTACTCCACATCTACTCTCTCTAGGCATGCAAAGCatttctctggaggttctgaaGCATGAGGGACAGCACTCTCAAAGTTTATTAAAACTTTTTGACCTCTATGCAGGGAAAACCAAGTGCTTTACACCCCTAAAGAAACCGCTCACAGCAGTGatgacagtaactaagtaaatgtaattagttactgtacttaagtagtttttgtgtatctggactttactgaagtttttccattttgggcgactttttcctttcactccacaacatttcaaagtcaaatatcttactttttactccactacattctgagaaatctgtcattccttttggcttATGAGTGTATAAAGACGTAACATGTCAGacgaaaagaaaaaatgacaaaactgtgaagcaagagcaccaatcagggcccagcagTCACTTCCTTACTCTATCACATTTtaagaaatctgtcgttccttttggttcatgtgtgtaaaaaaaaagtaacatgtcaaaacgaaagaagcacaaagccagagcaccaatcagggcacagcagtcactttgtttagagctggttttgacctgttggtcataccgacccagtgcagcacgcggttcaacgtcagcgcagcagcataaaactttgggagagtctgttcaacataaatgatgaactaacctaactttgtgtaaatagagctcaatatagaaatatgtccacatatgcagtcgagactgacgcggcttttttctgaatttctacaaacaccatttcattttatagtaaattagtttgggctggtttatgtttatgaacagacgcctacagatcaacatagtaaaggagctcatctgtgatcctgagtttaaagccagtttttattcaacttaaacttggaactaagttgtaaataaatctgaaactgaaactttgcttgtgtgtaaaaagtgatttcagagccactcggttctccctgatggaaactgtttaccttcagtgttttgtgcttctgatcattttaatagacgtcagcgtcactaattaatgacgttctattaaaagactggtttaccaagagagacgctggaggactttcacctgaaatgagttcatgaagccagtctggttataaaaatgataacaggacatcagagccagaattactcttttagtacttttactttatacttaagtacatttgaaggtaaatactttagtacttttgctctagtggaggtctaaagggaggaacttctacttttactagagtaatattttaccttgggtgtctctactttaactcaagtacatgatttgtgtacttccaCCACCACTGTATCATGGTTAGATATGATAGAGGCCTTTTATAAAGGTTATCTTTAACAGATACTAAACATCTATGGCAGGGGCAAGTGGCAGGGGTTTATGTACAAAAGGTGGAGCAAACCAAGAAGTCAACCCCCTTTACCCTTTTCAgagtagccataaaatgctaATCATACCGTTTTAGAATTTCCTCATTTCAACTGTGCATTTCCCTGTAATAACTCTGATGGAATGATTTTCAGTGAGAACAAAACctgaaaataatgaaagcaAGTAGCActtataaaagtgttttattgtgtttaaatgctgttttttattgtattttaacaTTTGTACTTTGTCAAAATCCTATCAAAAGTCCAATAATGGTACTAaaagaaatagtccaaaatggAATGGAACAAAATCGTcttactgtcacgattggccctgAAATTTGTCTGTGTGatgtgcatatgtgtatattgctgctgttagaagaaaacctcgtatctccatttttgtcatttttcagtttttgacattatttcaAAAGGacctgtttccctttacattgtaggtttcatgatgaatagagcAAAAGAatcagcccaaaatgacttggaaagtctggttccactgacttgcattaaaactacagtatggttttctttctcctgtaaagttccaattttagagatacaaggttttcgtcCATCAATAGCGatatgtacatgtacatgtatatgtatatatgtataagtaAACCCTCTGTACCTGAACATGGAATTATAATTTAATCAGCCTTGAACTGATCAAATGTCATGGTTAATCTATtggatgttttattattattattagtagtagtagtagtagcagtagtggtactagtagtagtagtaggtgttggtagtagttgtagtagtggtggtggtagtagtagtagtagcagcagtagtactagtagtagtgctagtaatagtagtagtagtggtagtagtagtagtagtagtaataataggtGTTGgttgtagtagtagcagtagtagcggtaatagtagtaattgtagtagtagtagtagtattagtagcagtagtagtagtagtagtaataataggtgttggtggtagtagtagtagtagtggtagtagtagtaattgtagtggtggtagtagtagtagtggtagtggtactagtagtagtagtaggtgttggtagtagttgtagtagtagtggtagtagtagtagtagtagtagtagcagcagtagtactagtagtagtgctagtaatagtagtagtagtggtagtagtaggtgttggtagtagtagtagtagtagtaataggtgttggtagtagtagtagcagtagtagcggtagtagtagtaattgtagtggtggtagtagtagtagtggtagtggtagtagtagtagtagtagtaatagtattgCTCTAGAGATTTCTAAACACTGTCCTGTTGCCTTTCTTAAATGAGTAAACAATGACCTTAGAAACTTAAAAATATTACAGGATATCACTGGTTGCTACTATGATTACAACACCTAAATGAACTATTTGTGATGTGACTTCTAGCCTGAATGTGTCCCTGTATATTTTGAAACTGCCACAAGACATCTAAGCACATTGAGGAAACACTATCACTGTTTCCTTTTGACTAATTTCAtgcattacatcaacacaagcTTCCTTGAACACCACCACTACAGCATTCAGTTTACTTTGCTAAGGACTTTCTCTTAAGGTCAACTACATCAATAAGAAGACAGTACTAAGATTTATTTGCACTGTatgtggtagtagtagtagtagtagtagtggtggtagtagtggtagtagtagtatgggtagtagtagtagaagtagtagtagtggtagtagtggtagtagtagtatgggtggtagtagtagaagtagtagtaatagaaatagcagtggtagtagcagtTGTAGCAGTAGCAATTGTGGTAGTAGCAGGAGTactagtagtagtggtagcaatagtggtggtagtagtaatggtaatagtagtagtaatactactAGAAATAGTGGTAGTCGCAGTAGTagcggtagtagtagtagtgttagtaatagtggtagtagtaatagtagtggaactattagtagtaatactagtagtagtagtagttatagtagtaatagtattgCTGCTTTGGTTAATAACATGGGCCTGCACAGTAAGctaataatattaatgttcATGTGTTTGTCTTATATCTCTTAAATAAAAACTGTTAATCAAAGCTGTAACTCCTCAAAAGATCCCTAAACACTGCCATGTTTCTTAAATGATTAAACAATGACCTTAGAAacttgaaaatattacagtttgtTCTGTATTACACTTCTGGCCTGAATGTGTCCCTGTGCATtttaaaactgctacaaggcaTCTAAGCACATTGAGGAAACACTATCGCTGTTTCTTCTTGACTTCTGAATTACTTAATTCAACACAAGACCCTTGCAACACCACCGCTACAGCATTCAGTTGACTGTGTTAAAGACCGTGTCTTAAGGCCAACTACATCAATGGCAGGCCTATATGAAGACAGCACTAAGATTCACTTGCAGTCTatatagtagtagtaattgtagtagtagtagtagtaatagtactaATAGAAGTAATAAAaatggtagtaatagtagtagtagtagtagtggaagtagtggtagtagtagtagtagtagtagtagtagaagtaatagtggtggtggtagtagtagtagtagtagtagtagtggta encodes:
- the p2ry12 gene encoding P2Y purinoceptor 12, which translates into the protein MELSAIPVHFNNQTNGSVMCSRDNVLKTTVFPVLYSLLFLVGLSLNSLAVWVFFSIPSRSHFIIYLKNIVVADVLMTFTFPFKILSDSNMASIGIRVFVCRVSSVIFYLTMYISILFFGLISIDRCKKTLWPFVGTSPKKLAHRKLLSFTIWATLLALALPNMILTSKTPASKDFKCSELKTLLGLTWHEVVNHICQVIFWGNLLVVIVCYTLITKELYRSFTRTRAQSRPVQGYTGGNSASQRKKKVRVNVFLVLAVFFICFVPFHFARVPYTMTQTKEHLFDCRHELIFYQVKESTLWLSSLNSLLDPLIYFFLCKSFRDSLFNILRLSPGRCRALQDSTDTITPGSPEGGPI